A window from Trinickia violacea encodes these proteins:
- a CDS encoding filamentous hemagglutinin N-terminal domain-containing protein has protein sequence MNTTTRGSLRQLERAQAARDFARHRAFEAFRASTRLRMPAGGTPRVYTWWQRAISAVVAATLFVGPITVTVEQGRAAAGVLAAGSHRLDDDAWQVIQDLAALRVRFAMQMAEAAPIVDPTAPITFQPKITQSTGANGGVPVVNITAPNGAGISLNQYQSFNVDPVGLILNNSLMSGTSLTGGNVAANPNLNGRTASVIVNQVTSTGTAFATLLNGPLEVFGAPATVIIANPNGVATQGAGFTNTIGVTLTTGTPQFLTSVGGTATGFANAQAVGYNVTGGHIQIEGNAGVNGPGSGIEGTVGTIDLIAETIGVNAPLYAGNRINVIAGRQFVAPQAVDSNGTTTYATSSNGATNTAAAINAGNGNANNGYAVDATAYGAMTAGQIQVIGTAAGMGVRTDAQLAANAGDLSLSANGDVQMAGSIAQKLVSVQSSGNVTLTGSHIGIGGYTINANGDVTSTGTLQSGSDVSITAGGNITTSGNVNLDGNLTLSSGQTTTIAAQATAKQAVALSAGQSISVTGSLASGTTLTATAQGAFSAAGSVLIGTDATINGGSIDVAGVLIAQNNGTLAAQGDLTGSGSIAFGQNGTLTTGNDVSLTGKLLANGLNVAAGNSATFAQVQAGGAFSVAAKGASGGTTGAGDVTFNGDAAVVGATTVQAARDVIVNGTLAGGARVGLTAQRNVTVASGGTAQSVGDMSIVATTGNVTSTGTINSGGALGAQAAQNLSLTSSTSATGDMTLKAGNDLTIGGSLAGQGNATLSAGHDAILGGNSGIAKDVTVTTGNDIAMTGALQGNHVLMTAGNSATLDNIQANDTLTVTANGAAGGGNITVNGLVASFTSGTLNATQNVTVNGTLQTASGLGITAGANTSVAGTVQSNGNVTFTNNSGSLASTGNIAAGGNLVANASQSINLGTLSTSALGDMTLTAGQNIQMDGTVVSQGNGKLKAGGNIAGAASAAFGLAANLTSGGDTDLTGSLHAATVQTSAGGNATLNNAQAGSTISLNAQNSLTVTGAVAGGSTVALNAGQDIAISGSIQSTGDTNLTAQNGSAGLNGTSASIASSGALNVQAGTDINLGGTTTVALDTTLNATRDVNVTGSISGQGNGLVTSGRDIGGAGSISFTQAATLLAGRNVAQGGLIQGNTVQVSAASDATVNNVESATTIALTSGKSGAGNLTVTGGAASTGAITAISAGDVTIASTGKLASGSTIGVAAANDINVAGAIESNGDTTLKALQGSLNVTGGINSGGKLTVTTGLDLSLGASTSAVGDVTLNAGRDAVLNGTLVGQANGHVTAGRDIYGPGTKSFTNAAAVLNAQRDIALTGSLQANVVQATGGDNAALNNVTSATTLTLTANGNAGNGDASITGTATAPGVVSLTAARDVLVSGSLTGGSTVTLNGQRNVTVSGGVQSQSDLDVTATTGSASLTGTTTTNGALNVTSGLDTQLGGQIAATNQVTVQAGRDIMLTGALAGQAGGKFTAAQDINGAGAAAFAQAVSVNASHDVALTGSLQGTAVTVTGQNNAGLGSAQATSGDLNVTAKGNAGGGDVTFGGAATASGNLTLTAANNVNVAGAMNAGGTTNITAPGSVTLASANSTGDLTIGAGAGIAASGSVTTNGNLLATAGNDISMGAALASGTVNLQAQGLNGAGDVSVTGTLGSGGATTVLAVRDATVGGNVSSGDKVTITTGRNLSVGGNIGAGADTALTATAGNLAVTGSTTGTGNLTANAGGTLALGGELVNGDTTLNSVGTATLTGAFYGLGAATVNAGSIVGGGALTFGKDINLTANSGGITLGAIQGAGQLIATSSGDMSFVASTAVGNVNATSKNGSVTFNGELQTGGNAQIQAAENAAVTGGISSMGTVNVTGTNGNVTVAGVSSNGDTTMTAGQTLTLSGTSVVAGQFQLTGGNVTLSGSASGSKNVTVTAQNTLDASQATLVSTQNTQVSGANVTLGNLVVGGTLTANASNQLSIASGSAVDVVGATTLASQNGLTNAGQVLAGGPLKVSAVNLTNAANASLASTGTTMINATSFTNAGLVNGQTTTVNVAGGLRNVGGSLMGVDALTINTGALNNQNGVIFAGNPNSSGGPTTGDLSLTINGGNGSLYNAGGQLLAQRNMGISAVNLAFDPSQGTISQGGQLSITAGTISNSGTWNYGGQGVSIDGLYGIYNGGTMTGTAPLTISTGGTFTNAGSVIGNDVTFNGTLYNAGGALTHANDALTLNGNTTNRGTVESGNSLTVSGGNYDNQGASTQTQGNATFNLGGTLQNTGGSISTGNNLTINAGAVVNDQTAPSGSATSTTVVADPALLWSGAVGTEYGQSQKRLNADTWIPFNWQFNVTLGDVLSPTGCSSTSSCGASGGGTQPVAGSGSLTLNEYSVAVGSDQNGDTTYENVWYVGTSADPNAISSMTLALPTVYQSTTTQQPGTSGVISAGGSISLTASSLSNRGGQIAAQGNVSLNIQSLDNGAVAPTLASQSTTYVDQSQYSSFLSQLNALGTLSVAPPANSPWQNPPTLFNFALGAAAPTATGTLSDSTPTGMIAAGYNMTVGGGNLTNAGLMYAGNNVVITSGYLTNQGGNSQNYSSQVGCAAGVPNYDCGGFGHPRGENPNTTTFSYSQNDATIYAGNDLVIAAGQVNNTYGNLLAGHNIVIGGVGTTATSTTPAQSLNNTSGNIVAGNNITLNVSGAITNNLPPPVLVHQNYGAKEEYSGCMTAGGYKESYCEGYVEQQSGSSSVIGAGNNLQINAGSLTNIGSLIAAGTSATINVTGPVVNEAQTLNAYWHSHWVQETGDFSPDKRHDVWACGSVAECTQLYGSAYTNVGGSIDPPTPVGNIAATIQAPNLTVTSDGQIQNVGNIVGTSVTLTGQRLINGITTANTYTPHVNAPSQVISLSPVDLPGLNLSLPLVSGSSIPTAVAGTASYVEQSLGSSSLLGPQQLISALPASLQPSSTLFYYNPQEEDLVLQQAALQQTGQSSFVSGLTYDSTNGLSVTDQEKAILYQNAINYAKQNDFQLGDALSQTQINALTQPMLWYVQQTVPDPSCTATGTATCPTITALMPQVYLPQNWSAMSAGGNIEGTNVTLNFNQGGQGSILNTGSITASNTLTVNTQSLTNEANQVNVGNIWQYVKDTGYQDTTGTEVQPGGFMSAANMNLNVETLQQIGGALQELNADGTVNQAGTQQMLAALQQQLGANFTQTSVSDNLHTSFTAEGGFGVGQLASMVVAVALSAMGMPVLGAMLAATMNELASGQGLNLGSIIEAGVVAYATEGLDSGLGLNDLQLSNVGSDIAAGTASASEIAQGAVEVVGQSAVSAAVNTVAYGGSFGQALESGLASNLAAAGAGAIGELNSEGFFTNTFGDFSKIAYAASHAALGCAASAAEGTGCASGAIGGAVSSAFTSLIPDPTDSNGNPTSWSSGQVAALTAASMVLGGTAAGLLGQNAEAGATAAENETLNNRVLHPQEQPLAQQLAAAANAKGITNSDGAAVTANDIANQLAQMSYSQNGSSESGAAATVEGAVPPNDGTTWAKAGVDANTGQTIWTQIPGAANPTLQAFILQNTNGADVPLLQQYKASSPGDQSSYGPQGISVGSGAGSICPNGNCGLANGSVQLSFPSPATLTDQASTGFGLVAIWLPPPYGEVALAGAAAVKSLNYLYSQPTPFSVVYDTVNAMVGAVIPQGRAVQTIFTLGTTAAQPYVVPKK, from the coding sequence ATGAACACGACCACACGGGGTAGTTTGCGACAGCTCGAACGCGCTCAAGCGGCGCGCGATTTTGCGCGCCATCGGGCGTTCGAGGCGTTTCGTGCATCGACGCGTCTGCGCATGCCGGCAGGCGGGACGCCTCGCGTGTACACGTGGTGGCAGCGCGCGATCAGCGCTGTCGTGGCCGCGACGCTGTTCGTCGGGCCGATTACCGTGACGGTCGAACAAGGACGCGCAGCGGCGGGTGTTCTCGCCGCAGGCAGCCATCGCCTCGACGACGACGCTTGGCAGGTCATACAAGACCTCGCCGCACTGCGCGTGCGCTTCGCGATGCAAATGGCCGAGGCGGCGCCGATCGTCGACCCCACCGCACCGATCACGTTCCAGCCGAAGATCACGCAATCGACCGGCGCGAACGGCGGCGTGCCTGTCGTCAACATCACCGCACCGAACGGCGCGGGCATCTCGCTCAATCAGTATCAGAGTTTCAACGTCGATCCGGTCGGGCTGATCCTCAATAACAGCTTGATGTCCGGCACGTCGCTCACGGGCGGCAACGTCGCGGCCAATCCGAATTTGAACGGACGCACGGCGAGCGTCATCGTCAATCAGGTGACGTCCACCGGCACGGCGTTCGCCACGCTGCTCAACGGCCCGCTCGAAGTGTTCGGCGCGCCCGCGACGGTCATCATCGCGAACCCGAACGGCGTCGCGACGCAGGGCGCGGGCTTTACGAACACGATCGGCGTCACGCTGACGACGGGCACGCCGCAATTCCTGACGAGCGTCGGCGGCACGGCGACCGGTTTCGCGAACGCGCAGGCGGTCGGCTACAACGTGACGGGCGGGCACATCCAGATCGAAGGCAATGCCGGCGTCAACGGACCGGGGTCCGGGATCGAAGGCACGGTCGGCACGATCGACCTGATCGCCGAGACGATCGGCGTCAATGCGCCGCTGTACGCGGGTAACCGCATCAACGTGATCGCGGGGCGGCAGTTCGTGGCGCCACAAGCGGTGGACAGCAACGGCACGACGACCTACGCGACGTCCTCGAACGGCGCGACGAACACGGCCGCGGCGATTAACGCAGGCAACGGCAACGCGAACAACGGCTATGCCGTCGACGCGACCGCGTACGGCGCGATGACGGCTGGGCAGATTCAAGTGATCGGCACGGCGGCCGGCATGGGCGTGCGCACCGATGCACAGCTTGCCGCCAATGCGGGCGACTTGTCGCTGTCGGCGAACGGCGATGTGCAGATGGCGGGCAGCATTGCGCAGAAGCTAGTGAGCGTGCAATCGAGCGGAAACGTGACGCTGACGGGCTCGCACATCGGCATCGGCGGCTACACGATCAACGCGAACGGGGATGTGACGTCGACTGGCACGCTGCAGTCGGGCAGTGACGTGAGCATCACTGCGGGCGGCAACATCACGACCAGCGGCAACGTGAACCTGGACGGCAACCTGACGTTGAGCTCTGGGCAAACGACCACGATCGCGGCGCAGGCGACGGCCAAGCAAGCGGTGGCGCTGAGCGCAGGACAGAGCATTTCCGTGACCGGGTCGCTCGCGAGCGGCACGACGCTGACAGCTACAGCGCAAGGGGCGTTCAGCGCCGCAGGCTCGGTGCTGATCGGCACGGACGCGACCATCAACGGCGGCAGCATCGACGTGGCGGGCGTGCTGATCGCGCAGAACAACGGCACGCTCGCGGCGCAAGGCGACCTCACGGGCAGCGGCTCGATCGCGTTCGGGCAGAACGGCACGCTGACCACGGGCAATGACGTGTCGCTCACGGGCAAGCTGCTGGCCAACGGCCTGAACGTGGCGGCGGGCAACAGCGCGACGTTTGCGCAGGTGCAAGCGGGCGGGGCGTTCAGCGTGGCGGCGAAGGGCGCTTCAGGTGGCACAACCGGTGCGGGCGACGTGACGTTCAACGGCGACGCGGCGGTGGTCGGCGCGACGACGGTGCAGGCCGCGCGCGACGTGATCGTGAATGGAACGCTGGCGGGCGGGGCGCGGGTCGGTTTAACTGCGCAGCGCAACGTGACGGTGGCTTCGGGTGGAACCGCGCAGTCGGTCGGCGATATGTCGATCGTGGCGACGACGGGCAACGTCACGTCGACGGGCACGATCAACAGTGGCGGGGCTCTCGGCGCGCAGGCCGCTCAGAATCTCTCGCTGACCAGCTCGACAAGCGCAACGGGCGACATGACGCTCAAGGCGGGCAACGACTTGACGATCGGCGGCTCGCTCGCGGGCCAAGGAAACGCGACGCTCAGCGCGGGCCACGACGCGATCCTCGGCGGTAACAGCGGCATCGCGAAGGACGTGACCGTCACGACCGGCAACGACATCGCGATGACCGGCGCGCTGCAGGGCAACCACGTTTTGATGACCGCGGGCAACTCCGCGACGCTTGACAACATCCAGGCCAACGACACGCTCACCGTGACCGCCAACGGCGCGGCGGGCGGCGGAAACATCACCGTGAACGGCCTCGTTGCGTCGTTCACGAGCGGCACGCTCAATGCCACGCAAAACGTCACCGTGAACGGCACGCTGCAGACGGCGTCGGGGCTCGGCATCACGGCGGGGGCGAACACGTCGGTGGCGGGCACCGTGCAGTCGAACGGCAACGTCACGTTCACGAACAACAGCGGGTCGCTTGCGAGCACCGGCAACATCGCGGCGGGCGGCAACCTCGTCGCCAACGCATCGCAGTCGATCAATCTCGGCACGCTGAGCACGTCCGCGCTCGGCGACATGACGTTGACGGCCGGCCAGAACATTCAGATGGACGGCACCGTCGTCAGCCAAGGCAACGGCAAGCTGAAGGCGGGCGGCAACATCGCGGGCGCGGCGTCGGCGGCGTTCGGCCTGGCCGCGAACCTCACCTCGGGCGGCGACACGGATCTGACCGGATCGCTGCACGCCGCGACGGTGCAGACCAGCGCGGGCGGCAACGCTACGCTCAACAACGCCCAGGCCGGCTCGACGATTTCGCTCAACGCGCAGAACAGCCTCACGGTGACGGGCGCGGTGGCGGGCGGCTCGACCGTTGCGCTCAACGCGGGCCAGGACATCGCCATCAGCGGCTCGATTCAATCGACGGGCGATACGAACCTGACCGCGCAGAACGGCAGCGCGGGCTTGAACGGCACGTCTGCATCGATCGCAAGTAGCGGCGCACTGAACGTGCAGGCGGGCACCGACATCAACCTCGGCGGCACGACCACGGTTGCGCTCGACACAACGCTCAACGCGACGCGCGACGTCAACGTGACGGGATCGATCAGCGGGCAGGGCAATGGCCTCGTCACGTCGGGCCGCGATATCGGCGGCGCGGGGTCGATCAGCTTTACGCAGGCGGCGACGCTGCTTGCCGGACGCAATGTCGCGCAAGGCGGCCTGATTCAAGGCAACACGGTGCAGGTGTCGGCGGCGAGCGACGCGACGGTCAACAACGTCGAGTCCGCGACGACGATTGCGCTGACCTCGGGTAAGTCGGGCGCGGGCAACCTCACGGTGACGGGCGGCGCGGCCTCGACGGGCGCGATCACGGCGATCTCGGCGGGCGACGTGACGATCGCGAGCACCGGCAAGCTCGCGAGCGGCTCGACGATCGGCGTTGCGGCCGCGAACGACATCAACGTGGCGGGCGCGATCGAATCGAACGGCGATACGACGCTCAAGGCGCTGCAAGGCAGCCTGAACGTGACGGGCGGCATCAACAGCGGCGGCAAGCTGACGGTGACGACCGGCCTCGACTTGTCGCTCGGCGCAAGCACGAGCGCGGTGGGCGATGTCACGCTCAACGCGGGCCGCGACGCCGTGCTGAACGGCACGCTCGTCGGACAGGCGAACGGCCATGTGACGGCTGGTCGCGACATCTACGGGCCGGGCACGAAGTCGTTCACGAACGCGGCAGCGGTGCTCAACGCGCAGCGTGACATCGCGCTGACGGGCTCTTTGCAGGCCAACGTCGTGCAGGCGACGGGCGGCGACAACGCGGCGCTGAACAACGTCACCTCGGCGACGACGCTCACGCTCACCGCGAACGGCAACGCAGGCAACGGCGACGCGTCGATCACCGGTACGGCGACGGCGCCCGGCGTGGTCTCGCTCACGGCTGCGCGCGACGTGCTCGTGAGCGGCTCGCTCACGGGCGGCAGCACCGTCACGCTGAACGGACAGCGCAACGTGACCGTGAGCGGCGGCGTGCAATCGCAAAGCGACCTCGACGTGACCGCGACGACGGGCAGCGCCTCGCTGACCGGCACGACGACCACGAACGGCGCGTTGAACGTGACGTCGGGCCTCGATACGCAGCTCGGCGGCCAGATCGCGGCAACGAACCAGGTCACGGTGCAGGCGGGACGCGACATCATGCTGACCGGCGCGCTCGCCGGTCAGGCGGGCGGCAAGTTCACGGCAGCGCAGGACATCAACGGCGCGGGGGCGGCGGCGTTCGCGCAAGCGGTGAGCGTCAACGCCTCGCATGACGTTGCGTTGACGGGCTCGCTGCAGGGCACGGCGGTCACGGTGACGGGCCAGAACAACGCAGGACTCGGCAGCGCGCAAGCGACGAGCGGTGACCTGAACGTGACCGCGAAGGGCAACGCGGGCGGCGGCGACGTGACGTTCGGCGGCGCGGCAACGGCCTCGGGCAACCTGACGCTGACTGCGGCGAACAACGTCAACGTGGCGGGCGCGATGAACGCGGGCGGCACGACGAACATCACCGCGCCGGGCAGCGTGACGCTCGCGAGCGCGAACTCGACCGGCGACTTGACGATCGGCGCGGGCGCGGGGATCGCCGCGAGCGGCAGCGTCACGACCAACGGCAATTTGCTCGCGACGGCGGGCAACGATATTTCGATGGGCGCCGCGCTCGCAAGCGGCACCGTCAATCTGCAAGCGCAGGGCTTGAATGGCGCGGGTGACGTCAGCGTGACCGGCACGCTCGGCTCGGGCGGCGCGACGACCGTCTTAGCGGTGCGCGACGCGACCGTAGGCGGCAACGTATCGAGCGGCGACAAAGTCACGATTACTACGGGGAGGAACCTGAGCGTCGGCGGCAACATCGGCGCGGGCGCGGATACCGCGCTGACGGCGACGGCGGGCAATCTCGCGGTGACCGGCTCGACGACGGGCACCGGCAACCTGACCGCGAACGCAGGCGGCACGCTTGCGCTGGGCGGCGAACTCGTCAACGGGGATACGACGCTGAACTCGGTCGGCACGGCGACGTTGACCGGCGCTTTCTATGGTTTGGGCGCGGCCACCGTCAACGCGGGCTCGATCGTGGGCGGCGGTGCTCTGACGTTCGGCAAGGACATCAACCTCACGGCGAACTCGGGCGGTATCACGCTTGGCGCGATTCAAGGCGCGGGGCAGTTGATCGCGACGTCGAGCGGCGACATGTCGTTCGTCGCGTCCACGGCGGTCGGCAACGTCAACGCCACTTCGAAGAACGGTAGCGTGACGTTCAACGGCGAATTGCAGACGGGCGGCAATGCGCAGATTCAAGCGGCCGAGAATGCGGCGGTGACGGGCGGCATCTCGTCGATGGGGACGGTGAACGTCACCGGGACGAACGGGAACGTGACGGTGGCGGGCGTGTCGTCGAACGGCGATACGACGATGACGGCGGGCCAGACGCTGACGCTTTCGGGCACGAGCGTCGTCGCCGGACAGTTCCAGCTGACGGGCGGCAACGTGACGTTGAGCGGCTCGGCGAGTGGCTCCAAGAACGTCACGGTGACGGCGCAGAACACGCTCGATGCGAGCCAGGCGACGCTGGTTTCGACGCAGAACACGCAGGTGTCGGGCGCGAACGTGACGCTCGGGAATCTGGTGGTCGGCGGGACGTTGACGGCGAACGCTTCGAATCAGCTGTCGATCGCATCGGGTAGCGCGGTGGACGTGGTGGGCGCGACGACGCTTGCCTCGCAGAACGGCTTGACCAACGCGGGCCAAGTGCTCGCGGGTGGGCCGCTGAAGGTGTCGGCAGTGAACCTGACCAACGCTGCGAACGCGTCGCTCGCGTCGACCGGCACGACGATGATCAACGCGACGAGCTTCACGAACGCGGGGCTCGTGAACGGTCAGACGACCACGGTCAACGTGGCGGGCGGACTGAGGAACGTCGGCGGGTCGTTGATGGGCGTGGATGCGCTGACGATCAATACCGGCGCGTTGAATAACCAGAACGGGGTGATTTTTGCGGGCAATCCGAATTCGTCGGGCGGCCCGACGACGGGGGATTTGTCGCTGACGATCAACGGCGGCAATGGGTCGCTCTATAACGCGGGCGGGCAGTTGCTTGCCCAGCGCAACATGGGGATCAGCGCGGTCAACTTGGCGTTCGACCCGTCGCAAGGGACGATCAGCCAAGGCGGGCAGCTCTCGATTACGGCAGGGACGATCAGCAACAGCGGGACGTGGAATTACGGCGGGCAGGGTGTATCGATCGATGGTCTCTACGGGATCTACAACGGCGGGACGATGACCGGTACTGCACCGCTCACGATTTCGACGGGCGGGACGTTCACGAATGCGGGGAGCGTGATTGGCAACGACGTCACGTTCAACGGGACGCTGTACAACGCCGGCGGCGCGTTGACGCATGCGAACGATGCGCTGACGTTGAATGGCAATACAACCAACCGTGGCACGGTGGAGTCGGGGAACTCGCTGACTGTCAGCGGCGGCAATTACGACAACCAAGGGGCGTCGACGCAGACGCAGGGGAATGCGACGTTCAATTTGGGTGGGACGTTGCAGAACACGGGTGGGTCGATTTCCACTGGAAACAACCTCACGATCAATGCGGGTGCGGTGGTGAATGACCAGACCGCGCCCAGTGGTTCGGCGACGAGCACCACGGTTGTAGCTGATCCGGCATTGCTTTGGTCGGGTGCGGTGGGGACCGAATATGGTCAGAGCCAAAAGCGGTTGAATGCCGACACCTGGATACCGTTCAACTGGCAGTTCAATGTAACGCTAGGGGATGTCCTGTCACCGACAGGGTGTAGCTCGACGAGCAGTTGCGGGGCGTCAGGAGGAGGAACGCAGCCTGTGGCCGGTTCGGGCTCTCTAACGCTCAACGAATACAGCGTAGCGGTCGGATCGGATCAGAACGGCGACACGACGTATGAAAACGTTTGGTACGTAGGGACAAGCGCTGATCCGAATGCGATCAGCTCGATGACGCTTGCCTTGCCGACCGTCTATCAGAGCACCACAACACAGCAGCCGGGGACGTCCGGCGTGATTTCTGCCGGCGGCTCCATATCGCTGACGGCGAGCTCATTGTCGAATCGGGGTGGGCAGATCGCGGCGCAGGGGAATGTGTCGCTCAATATTCAGTCGCTGGATAACGGTGCGGTGGCGCCGACGTTGGCGAGTCAATCCACGACGTACGTCGATCAGTCGCAGTACTCATCATTTCTCTCTCAGCTCAACGCGCTCGGAACCTTATCGGTCGCTCCCCCGGCCAACAGCCCTTGGCAGAATCCACCGACGCTGTTCAATTTTGCGCTCGGCGCGGCTGCACCCACGGCTACAGGCACGCTGAGCGATTCGACGCCGACCGGGATGATTGCTGCCGGTTACAACATGACGGTTGGGGGTGGGAATCTCACGAACGCTGGCCTTATGTATGCCGGTAACAACGTAGTGATCACTTCCGGGTACCTCACAAACCAGGGCGGGAATTCACAAAACTATTCGTCCCAAGTGGGCTGCGCCGCGGGCGTTCCGAACTATGACTGCGGCGGATTCGGCCACCCCCGCGGCGAAAACCCGAATACGACGACCTTCAGTTATTCGCAAAACGACGCCACGATCTATGCCGGCAACGATCTAGTTATCGCCGCAGGACAAGTCAACAACACCTACGGCAACTTGCTTGCCGGTCACAACATCGTCATTGGCGGCGTAGGCACGACGGCAACATCGACGACCCCGGCTCAAAGCCTGAACAACACGTCGGGCAACATCGTTGCAGGCAACAACATCACGCTGAATGTCTCCGGCGCGATCACGAATAATCTGCCGCCGCCGGTACTGGTCCACCAGAACTACGGCGCCAAGGAGGAATACAGCGGCTGCATGACCGCAGGCGGCTACAAGGAAAGCTACTGCGAAGGCTACGTAGAACAGCAATCGGGTAGCTCGTCGGTGATCGGCGCGGGCAACAACCTGCAGATCAACGCCGGCAGCCTGACCAACATCGGCAGCCTGATCGCGGCGGGCACAAGTGCGACCATCAACGTGACCGGCCCGGTCGTGAACGAAGCGCAAACGCTGAACGCCTACTGGCACTCGCACTGGGTGCAAGAGACGGGCGATTTCAGTCCGGACAAACGTCACGACGTCTGGGCGTGCGGCTCGGTGGCTGAGTGCACGCAGTTGTACGGCAGCGCATATACCAACGTAGGCGGCTCCATCGATCCGCCCACGCCGGTCGGCAACATCGCCGCGACGATTCAGGCACCGAACCTGACGGTCACCTCGGACGGGCAAATCCAGAACGTCGGCAACATCGTCGGCACGTCGGTGACGCTCACGGGCCAACGGCTGATCAACGGCATCACCACGGCGAACACGTACACGCCGCACGTGAACGCGCCGTCGCAAGTGATCTCGCTGAGCCCAGTGGACTTGCCGGGGCTGAACCTGTCGTTGCCGCTCGTGTCGGGAAGCTCGATCCCAACGGCGGTGGCGGGGACGGCGTCCTACGTGGAGCAGTCGCTCGGAAGCTCGTCGCTCCTGGGCCCGCAGCAACTCATCAGCGCGCTGCCCGCGAGCCTGCAGCCGAGCTCGACGCTGTTCTACTACAACCCGCAGGAAGAGGACCTGGTGCTGCAGCAGGCGGCGCTGCAGCAGACGGGCCAGTCGAGCTTCGTGAGCGGCCTGACGTACGACAGCACGAACGGCTTGTCAGTGACCGATCAAGAGAAGGCGATCCTGTATCAGAACGCGATCAACTACGCGAAGCAGAACGATTTTCAACTGGGCGATGCGCTGTCGCAGACGCAGATCAACGCGTTGACGCAGCCGATGTTGTGGTACGTGCAGCAGACGGTGCCCGACCCGAGCTGCACGGCGACGGGCACGGCAACCTGCCCGACGATCACGGCGCTCATGCCGCAGGTGTATCTGCCGCAGAACTGGAGTGCGATGTCGGCGGGCGGGAACATTGAGGGCACCAATGTCACGCTGAACTTCAATCAGGGTGGTCAAGGCAGCATCCTGAATACGGGAAGCATCACCGCGTCGAACACGCTGACGGTGAACACGCAGTCGCTGACGAACGAGGCGAATCAGGTCAACGTCGGCAACATCTGGCAGTACGTGAAGGACACCGGCTACCAGGACACAACGGGTACGGAGGTGCAGCCGGGCGGGTTCATGAGCGCGGCGAACATGAATCTGAACGTGGAGACGCTGCAGCAGATTGGTGGGGCGCTGCAGGAGCTCAACGCGGACGGCACGGTCAATCAGGCAGGCACGCAGCAGATGTTGGCGGCGTTGCAGCAGCAATTGGGCGCGAATTTCACGCAAACCAGTGTCAGCGACAATCTGCACACGAGCTTCACGGCGGAGGGTGGGTTTGGTGTTGGCCAGTTGGCTTCGATGGTAGTCGCGGTGGCGCTGTCCGCGATGGGCATGCCGGTGCTTGGCGCCATGTTGGCCGCCACGATGAACGAACTAGCTAGCGGTCAGGGACTTAACCTCGGTAGCATCATCGAGGCGGGAGTGGTGGCGTATGCGACCGAAGGCCTTGACTCCGGACTGGGGCTGAACGATCTGCAGCTTTCCAACGTGGGCAGTGACATCGCCGCGGGGACGGCGAGTGCAAGTGAAATTGCGCAGGGCGCAGTAGAGGTCGTGGGTCAGAGCGCGGTATCGGCGGCGGTCAATACCGTGGCGTACGGAGGCAGCTTCGGGCAGGCCTTGGAATCGGGCCTTGCGAGCAACCTTGCGGCGGCGGGCGCAGGCGCAATCGGCGAGCTTAATAGCGAAGGGTTCTTTACTAATACGTTTGGAGACTTTTCAAAGATTGCGTACGCTGCATCTCACGCGGCGTTGGGGTGTGCTGCCAGCGCGGCTGAGGGAACGGGGTGTGCAAGTGGGGCCATTGGCGGGGCGGTGAGCTCCGCGTTCACTTCCCTGATTCCAGATCCTACCGATAGCAACGGCAATCCGACTTCGTGGTCATCAGGTCAGGTTGCGGCACTGACTGCTGCATCTATGGTGTTAGGTGGGACTGCAGCGGGTTTACTGGGACAAAATGCCGAGGCCGGAGCGACAGCGGCTGAAAACGAGACGCTTAACAACCGAGTGCTGCACCCGCAGGAACAGCCGCTTGCGCAGCAACTTGCCGCCGCTGCCAACGCTAAGGGAATTACCAATTCGGACGGGGCGGCGGTGACTGCAAACGACATTGCGAACCAGCTGGCTCAGATGAGCTATAGCCAGAACGGGAGTTCGGAAAGCGGAGCTGCGGCGACGGTAGAAGGAGCTGTACCGCCGAATGACGGGACGACGTGGGCGAAGGCTGGGGTTGACGCGAATACAGGGCAGACCATCTGGACACAAATACCGGGAGCGGCGAATCCGACGCTGCAGGCTTTTATCCTACAGAATACAAATGGTGCCGACGTACCGCTGCTCCAGCAGTATAAGGCGTCGTCCCCGGGAGATCAGTCGAGTTACGGGCCGCAGGGGATTTCGGTGGGGTCGGGTGCAGGATCGATCTGTCCGAACGGAAATTGCGGTTTGGCTAATGGTAGTGTGCAACTTTCGTTTCCAAGCCCGGCGACATTAACTGATCAAGCCTCGACAGGATTCGGTTTGGTAGCGATTTGGCTTCCGCCGCCATATGGCGAAGTCGCGCTTGCCGGTGCAGCGGCAGTAAAATCGTTGAATTACCTTTACAGCCAACCGACACCTTTTAGCGTTGTGTACGATACGGTTAACGCGATGGTCGGGGCTGTGATTCCTCAAGGACGAGCGGTACAGACGATTTTTACGCTCGGGACAACTGCTGCACAGCCTTACGTGGTGCCAAAAAAATGA